A single Vulcanisaeta distributa DSM 14429 DNA region contains:
- a CDS encoding PhoH family protein: protein MSSLLDKIKPMSIGQERFLNALKDSRNEIVGVFGPTGTGKSLISCVYGISSVLAGTYKRFIIARPVVDVSTGRSLTPEELGDLYYKVASAYLEDILEGLMDREEITKLLQEGKVMVTDVSYLRGRTFDDSLIFLDDAQSTQPENAAEILMRIGRNSRLIIAGDPVLQRPLGVEKDGATLLREVLLNEENAVVVDLGLKDIVRPGAKRGVKVSFELRMRKRELSNTEKQILDLIRVHAPDADVVTVIEFKQEKENLGIKSENVPDALIIAKEGHLGRVVGKGGERIKAIEGESNLRVRTVEMNLNFKEWIRALHPVGWIGKHIVDVDFAGPELMVTVKKNAFGAFVGQKGIYVRLIDRVFKRLINVGIRAMESEE, encoded by the coding sequence ATGTCGTCATTACTGGACAAGATTAAGCCAATGAGCATTGGACAGGAGAGATTCCTAAATGCGCTTAAGGACTCGAGGAACGAGATAGTGGGTGTCTTCGGACCAACGGGTACTGGCAAGAGCCTAATATCATGCGTTTACGGCATATCCTCAGTACTTGCAGGGACCTATAAGCGATTCATAATCGCCAGGCCCGTGGTTGACGTTAGCACGGGTAGGTCATTAACGCCTGAGGAACTTGGTGACCTGTACTATAAGGTTGCTTCCGCATACCTTGAGGACATCCTTGAGGGATTGATGGATAGGGAGGAAATAACGAAGCTTCTTCAGGAGGGTAAGGTAATGGTTACCGACGTATCCTACCTAAGGGGTAGGACGTTTGATGACTCATTAATATTCCTTGACGATGCCCAGAGCACTCAGCCTGAAAATGCCGCTGAGATACTCATGAGGATTGGCAGGAATTCACGATTAATAATCGCGGGCGACCCAGTGCTCCAGAGACCACTTGGTGTTGAGAAGGATGGTGCAACATTGCTCAGGGAGGTTCTACTTAATGAGGAGAATGCGGTGGTTGTGGACCTAGGCCTTAAGGATATCGTCAGACCAGGTGCCAAGAGGGGTGTTAAGGTATCCTTTGAGTTGAGGATGAGGAAGAGGGAATTGAGTAATACGGAGAAGCAGATACTCGACTTAATAAGGGTTCACGCGCCGGACGCCGATGTAGTTACGGTGATTGAGTTTAAGCAGGAGAAGGAGAATCTGGGCATTAAGAGTGAGAATGTGCCTGACGCATTAATAATAGCTAAGGAGGGTCACCTGGGTAGGGTGGTTGGTAAGGGTGGTGAGAGGATTAAGGCAATTGAGGGTGAGAGTAACCTGAGGGTTAGGACCGTGGAGATGAACCTTAACTTCAAGGAGTGGATTAGGGCGCTTCACCCGGTTGGTTGGATTGGTAAGCACATAGTTGACGTGGACTTCGCGGGGCCTGAGCTAATGGTAACCGTGAAAAAGAACGCCTTTGGTGCGTTCGTGGGTCAAAAGGGCATTTACGTGAGGTTAATTGATAGGGTGTTTAAACGTCTCATAAACGTTGGTATTAGGGCAATGGAGAGCGAGGAATAG
- a CDS encoding NOG1 family protein gives MIRAPHVPTSEELWDAVVGVYFSLQARNPSIEPGIDRLRRLELRRVREVRKYLSDAFRDVALGMPFLDSLHPFYRELIELMIDRTMYKHSLAKVGHATKALSSIYKDAVMAIRSATTGNDIVRARRNFLARVKDLIMDLKPELDFLKSAATKLDKLPSIDPGLFTIVVSGMPNVGKSSFVRCVSSGKPKVAEYPFTTKELHVGHFTVLNDVKVQVIDTPGLLDRPLSERNKIELQAILALKYLARVIVFILDPTNHSGYSLMEQLNLLREIRSSFSGTPLLLLVNKIDIATENEVNTALNSVAVIDGSIPTFRVSTINCNGCREVINYIIDNHIIPMLRESMNIQ, from the coding sequence GTGATTAGAGCACCACATGTACCGACCAGTGAGGAGTTGTGGGATGCCGTGGTTGGTGTTTACTTTAGTCTTCAGGCTAGGAACCCAAGTATTGAACCTGGCATTGATAGGTTGAGGAGACTTGAGTTGAGGAGGGTTAGGGAGGTTAGGAAGTACTTGAGTGATGCCTTTCGTGATGTGGCCCTCGGGATGCCGTTCTTAGATTCCCTGCACCCATTCTATAGGGAATTGATTGAGTTAATGATTGATAGGACCATGTACAAGCACTCCCTGGCTAAGGTTGGTCATGCCACGAAGGCCCTCTCATCAATATATAAGGATGCCGTGATGGCCATTAGGTCCGCCACGACAGGTAATGACATAGTTAGGGCTAGGAGGAACTTCCTAGCCAGGGTTAAGGACTTGATCATGGACTTAAAGCCGGAGCTTGACTTCCTGAAGAGTGCGGCGACTAAGCTCGACAAGTTACCAAGCATAGATCCAGGCCTATTCACGATTGTGGTCTCTGGAATGCCCAATGTTGGGAAGAGTAGCTTCGTTAGGTGTGTGAGTAGTGGTAAACCTAAAGTTGCAGAATACCCATTCACCACAAAGGAGTTACATGTTGGTCATTTCACGGTTCTCAACGACGTGAAGGTCCAGGTAATAGACACCCCTGGCCTCCTTGATAGGCCATTGAGCGAACGTAATAAGATCGAACTCCAGGCAATACTGGCGCTGAAGTATTTGGCGAGGGTCATAGTCTTTATCCTGGACCCAACAAACCACAGCGGTTACTCATTAATGGAACAATTAAACCTGTTGAGGGAGATCCGAAGCAGCTTTAGTGGTACGCCATTATTACTACTCGTGAATAAGATCGACATTGCCACAGAGAATGAGGTAAATACTGCATTAAATAGTGTGGCGGTTATTGATGGGTCAATACCTACGTTCAGGGTATCAACCATTAATTGTAATGGTTGTAGGGAGGTCATTAACTACATAATTGATAACCACATAATACCGATGCTTAGAGAATCAATGAATATTCAATGA
- a CDS encoding DUF998 domain-containing protein, with amino-acid sequence MSINRLSVAGLLVFIGVAEFLLLMLIAETLYPGYSVSRNYISDLGVGPTAILFNSSIIIMGLLLVIAAILVWGLSKVFAVTIALTGIGAMGVGVFPETVHPLHLIFALIAFLFASISSYPTIKISRSPGRALWPILGTIGLIALILYIMHMYLGLGPGGMERMIVYPNLTWALAFSAELMNYKDASGV; translated from the coding sequence ATGAGCATTAACAGGCTAAGTGTGGCGGGGCTTCTAGTATTCATTGGCGTGGCTGAATTCCTACTGTTAATGTTGATCGCCGAGACGCTTTACCCGGGGTATTCGGTCTCCAGAAATTACATCAGTGATTTGGGCGTTGGGCCTACGGCGATCTTATTCAACTCCTCAATAATAATCATGGGCCTCCTACTAGTAATTGCGGCAATACTCGTATGGGGACTTAGTAAGGTCTTTGCGGTAACAATAGCCCTAACGGGCATTGGCGCAATGGGCGTTGGCGTATTCCCAGAGACCGTTCATCCACTCCACCTAATCTTTGCATTAATAGCCTTCCTATTCGCATCAATATCGTCATACCCAACGATAAAGATATCAAGGAGCCCAGGGAGAGCACTATGGCCGATACTAGGCACAATTGGCCTCATAGCCCTAATACTATACATAATGCACATGTACCTAGGCCTAGGCCCAGGCGGGATGGAGAGGATGATAGTATACCCAAACCTAACCTGGGCCCTGGCCTTCTCCGCGGAATTAATGAATTATAAGGATGCCTCCGGGGTATGA
- a CDS encoding AbrB/MazE/SpoVT family DNA-binding domain-containing protein, translating into MDGQELRQRRGAPGYRVTKLPYKVRVYLNNQVLIPASLVRVLGISGLKYAVITISYNGIPITIKGVKLLRTKRTDSRQFTIPRDVREAYGIRPGDEVEIIDIKPLRLS; encoded by the coding sequence ATGGATGGGCAGGAGTTAAGGCAGAGGCGTGGTGCGCCGGGTTATAGGGTTACTAAGTTACCGTATAAGGTTAGGGTTTACCTGAATAACCAGGTCCTTATACCGGCGAGTCTCGTGAGGGTATTGGGCATTTCTGGGCTTAAGTACGCGGTCATAACCATTTCCTACAATGGTATTCCAATCACGATTAAGGGCGTTAAGTTGCTGAGGACTAAGCGCACGGATTCAAGGCAGTTCACGATTCCAAGGGATGTTAGGGAGGCCTATGGGATTAGGCCTGGTGATGAGGTTGAGATAATAGACATAAAGCCCCTCAGGTTGTCTTAA